AGTCCTCCGGTTGAAAAGCGAAAGGCAAGGTTCAGTTGAAATCCTTGCAAAAGAGACAATATGGCCGTAATAACTATGCAGATGTGGAGGATAGAACTTATATCTGGCGTGACCGCCAAATGCCTGGCCAGTCTGGCAGTCACTAAGGTCACCGGCATAAGAAGGCTTAGAAGAATCTGAGATATAATAAGGACTCGATAAGTTCCCTTTTCTCCCTTGCCCAGTCCTGATAGCCCAAGGCTGCCTACCGCCATCCAGCACAGGGAAATACCCAACGCTATTCCCAGGGATATTTCAAACCCCTGAAAGGCCACCAATAACTCTTTGGCCAGAATAAACTGGCTTAAGGGGATAGCCGCCCCAATCAAGCTAAAGGTAAATGTTTCTTTCGACATCAATTGTGCTCCGTAAGTAGAGAGTAGAGAGACCTCTCAGCTCTCAATTCTATATGTCTCCCCATCTTAAGGTCAAAGTTGATGTTCTCTGGTAACTATTCAGCCACAGATTTACACGGATGAAACACTGATTTTTTTAATATTGGATATCCCAATTCTACTGAATGTTTCCGTTGTAATAATTCAACCTATAATGCTTTCTGATAAACTTTTTCCCAAAAGCCATAACCGAGAACATTGTAAACTTCAAATGCTCCTCTGATAATATCCTCTGTTATTTTTCCATATTTTAAACCCATTCTATTTTATCCGTGCTAATCCGTGTCAATCAGTGGCTGAATAATTACGTTCTCTGGCTCCACGAGTGAATTATACCATTAATCATAATCTCTGTCAAACTATTCCATCTTTAAGAAATCTTAATTCCCATTGAGAGCAGAACCAACTAAGTCCAGCTTTTCTCTACCTGGGGATTCTTCTGGTAGATTTTCATTCTTCACACCTGGGGGCAGCAAGTTTTGTTTGACAGAGAATATGTCTTATGGTAAACTATATTAGTCCAGCTCGGCGGAACTTCCTCCCTGGTTTGGAGTCACAGATAAGGGTCAAGGCTTCCAGGGTTCAAGTAAATCTACCCTTGAATCCTCGAACCCTGTTGAAACCAGGGAGAAACTTAGGCCGGGCTGTATTAGGGTCAGAGATTGAAACACAGTTGAAACTAAGATCCGAGGAGGAAACAATGTCAACATATACATTACCAAGAGAGGCCTTTAACTTATTAGAAGAGGCCTTTGGAGAAAGGCACAAGGCAGAGGTATTTGCTCTGGCCATAGAGTCAGCTATTGATGGGATTAAGGAAAAGGCCAATGAGACTATAGTAGAAAAGAAAGAGCATATAAAAATAGAGGTTAAAGAAGAATTAAAAAAGGAGCTGGTCACAAGAGAAATTTTTGAAGAGAGGTTTAATCTTATTGATGAGAGATTTAAGGGCCTTGAAAGGGAAATGGATGAGAGATTTAATGTGGTTGATGAGAAGTTTAAAAGTCTTAATTTTAAATTAAACATTTTTATTGCTATTGCCCTTATGGCCCTGACATTTGCTAACCCCGCCTTTGTAAAATTGATAGAGAAGATCTTTTAGTTTAGGCTAAAAGGTGACCACCTCAAATCTGTTGGCCGTGCCCCAGTTGGTGGAATTGGTCGCCTGATCAAAGAACTTCACCCGCCAGTAGTAGCTGTCCTCCGGCAAGGCATTCAAACCGCTGATGCGTCTCACCACCGAGAAAGCCCGGATCAAACTCAAAAGACTCTACCCACCGCAGACCACCTCTTCACGCCGAGGTCGCCCTTTTACCTACACGCAGAAGGTGCTGCTGGTGTTCTTCGTTATCATGCAGTTTCGTCGGATTTTCCGTTTCAAGGCCCAATGGCGCTGGTTGAAAAACCATCCCCACGAGGCCCAGGAGATCGGTTTCCAGGGCACGCCCCATCGCACTACCCTGCTGCGGCGCTATAAGAAGCTCTATTCAGTGATCCAGCAGTTTGCTGCTTTCGTGGGCCAGTGGGCCGAAGAGCTGGATGAGGCCTTTTCCAGCGATACCCTCTACGAAGACAAAAGCCTCTTCAAAGCCCAAGGACCGGTCTGGCACCAGAAGGACCGCCAAAAGGGCCACATCCCCGAGGGCTTGCGCCACCTGGATACCGACGCCATCTGGAGCAAGAGTGCTTACCATGGCTGGGTCTATGGCTATGGGCTCAATGCTACTTGTAACCGCCAGGGCTTCCCCAAGCTGGTCCAGGTCGAAACGGCCAGCGTCTCCGAGAGCCAAGTCATCGATGAGAAGGCTGTGAGCATCGAGCCGCTCAATCCCAAGGAGATCGTGGGCGATGACTCCTCCACCAAGTATGGCCGCATCCGCACCTGGGCCAAGAAGGGAGTCGCCTTTCTGGCTCCTGCCCTGAAATGGACGGAAGGACGCAACGCCCAGGCCTACCACCGATTTATCAGCCAACCGGAGAACGCGGAGCCAATGGCGGCCCGCAAGACCGCCGTAGAGCCTCTCTTTGACCTGGTGAGCAAGGTGCTGGGCACCACCAATAACCACAAATAGCTGTCCATCAAAGGCCTGGCCAATGTGCGTACCTGTTTGGCTTTGGGGACGCTAACCGTCCAGATCGCCGTGATGGCCAACAGCATCTGGAGGATGCCCTTACACGACATCTCCCACATGATCTCGGTCTTTACCTGAGGGAAAGGAGCATTCCCCATCGCGGAATGCTCCCTAAGGGAATTACCCACGGGATGTGCAACGAGATACACGTTTTACAAATATCGAGAGCACGCGGGTTTCTGGAAGGGGGAGTAGATGCTCACAAATGAAACCGGCTGTTCTCAGCATGCTGGAACCAGGCGGAAATCCTGAGATGTATGCTCGTTGCGCATCC
Above is a window of bacterium DNA encoding:
- a CDS encoding GxxExxY protein — its product is MGLKYGKITEDIIRGAFEVYNVLGYGFWEKVYQKAL